One genomic region from Pseudomonas hormoni encodes:
- a CDS encoding amino acid permease, whose protein sequence is MTDKSGFETISNREHGLRRQLTSGQMSMIAIGGAIGTGLFMGSAYAIGYAGPSVLLSYAIGAIITLLLMGCLAEMTVAHSTSGSFGAYAEFYISPLAGFLVRYAYWAAIVLAVGTEVTAVAMYMKYWFANVPEWIWIVSFSSILIVLNAISVKTFGTFEYWFSTIKIGAIVGFIILAVYVVFGSGNPEYGVHNYTSHGGFFPNGLQGMWIAVIVSIFSYLSVEMIAVAAGEAQDPERAVKKAFRATIVRLVVFYLLTLALMLAIVPWVQAGHAQSPFVTVMQTIGIPGATGVMNFVILIAALSAMNSQLYITTRMMFSLSRGGYAPKSMGVLSKTGIPLNALLLSSSGIALATLLNVLYPESSFTLMMAISMFGAIFTWFMIFLTHYCFRRYHERNGERKLSFRMRLFPYSTLLGLVLMGAVMITTYFTEAFKMTLVFGVPFLVILSVVYGLFFRNSKPASLGAQRVEQGSGITGQASE, encoded by the coding sequence ATGACCGACAAAAGCGGTTTTGAAACGATATCCAACCGTGAACACGGCCTCAGGCGCCAGCTTACCTCGGGTCAGATGAGCATGATCGCCATCGGCGGCGCGATCGGCACGGGGCTGTTCATGGGCAGCGCCTACGCCATCGGCTACGCCGGGCCGAGCGTGCTGCTCAGCTACGCCATCGGCGCGATCATCACCCTGCTGTTGATGGGCTGCCTGGCGGAAATGACCGTGGCCCATTCGACCTCGGGTTCATTCGGCGCCTATGCCGAGTTTTACATCAGCCCGCTGGCCGGATTTCTGGTGCGCTACGCCTATTGGGCGGCCATCGTGCTGGCGGTCGGCACGGAAGTGACGGCGGTGGCGATGTACATGAAGTACTGGTTTGCCAACGTGCCCGAGTGGATATGGATCGTCTCGTTTTCCAGCATTCTGATCGTGCTCAACGCCATCAGCGTGAAGACGTTCGGCACCTTTGAATACTGGTTCTCGACCATCAAGATCGGCGCGATTGTCGGCTTCATCATCCTCGCGGTGTATGTGGTGTTCGGCTCCGGAAACCCGGAATACGGCGTGCACAATTACACCTCCCACGGCGGCTTTTTTCCCAATGGCCTGCAAGGGATGTGGATCGCAGTGATCGTGTCGATCTTCAGCTACCTGAGCGTGGAAATGATCGCGGTGGCCGCGGGGGAAGCGCAGGACCCGGAGCGCGCGGTGAAGAAAGCCTTTCGCGCGACCATCGTGCGGCTGGTGGTGTTTTACCTGCTGACCCTGGCGCTGATGTTGGCCATCGTGCCGTGGGTGCAGGCCGGTCACGCGCAGAGCCCGTTTGTCACGGTCATGCAGACCATCGGTATTCCGGGCGCTACCGGGGTGATGAATTTCGTGATCCTGATTGCGGCATTGTCGGCGATGAACAGCCAGCTCTACATCACCACGCGCATGATGTTCAGCCTGTCCCGTGGCGGCTACGCGCCAAAGTCCATGGGCGTATTGAGCAAGACCGGGATTCCGTTGAACGCTTTGCTGCTGTCGAGTTCGGGCATTGCCCTGGCGACCCTGCTCAACGTGCTGTACCCGGAAAGCTCGTTCACCCTGATGATGGCGATCTCCATGTTTGGCGCCATTTTCACCTGGTTCATGATCTTCCTGACTCACTACTGTTTCCGTCGCTATCACGAGCGCAACGGTGAGCGAAAACTGTCGTTCCGCATGCGCCTGTTTCCCTACAGCACGTTGTTGGGACTGGTGCTGATGGGCGCGGTGATGATCACGACGTACTTCACCGAGGCGTTCAAGATGACGCTGGTGTTCGGCGTGCCTTTCCTGGTGATCCTCTCGGTTGTCTACGGCCTGTTTTTCAGGAATTCAAAACCGGCTTCACTCGGTGCGCAACGCGTCGAGCAAGGCTCTGGCATAACCGGGCAGGCCAGTGAATGA
- a CDS encoding SulP family inorganic anion transporter — MKPKRLRADVLAGLTTSFALLPECIAFALVAHLNPLMGLYGAFIICTLTAFFGGRPGMVSGAAGSMAVVIVALVVQHGVQYLLATVLLGGLIMLAFGLLKLGKLVRMVPHPVMLGFVNGLAIIIALAQLEHFKSGDTWLSGTPLYVMTGLVALTMAIVYLLPRLTRAVPPALVAILGVGLAVYLLGLPTRTLGDMAHIAGGLPTFAWPDIPWTLDTLRIIAPYAILMALVGLLETLLTLNLTDEITESRGFPDRECVALGAANMVSGVFGGMGGCAMIGQTVINLSSGGRGRLSGVVAGVLILLFILFLSPLIERIPLAALVGVMFVVSQQTFAWASLRVVNKVPLNDVLVIVAVTVITVFTDLATAVLCGIIIAALNFAWQQARELYADSHLEADGSKLYLLHGTLFFASTTPFLNQFDPANDPAVVTIDCRHLSFVDYSAIAALKTLRERYAKAGKHLRVLHLSERCKKLLKRARVSHD; from the coding sequence ATGAAACCAAAACGTCTGCGCGCCGATGTCCTGGCCGGACTCACCACCTCATTCGCCCTGCTTCCCGAATGCATCGCCTTCGCGCTGGTGGCCCACCTCAATCCGTTGATGGGGCTTTATGGCGCGTTCATCATTTGCACCCTGACCGCGTTCTTCGGCGGGCGGCCGGGGATGGTCTCCGGTGCGGCCGGTTCGATGGCGGTGGTGATCGTCGCGTTGGTGGTGCAGCACGGTGTGCAGTACTTACTCGCGACGGTGTTGCTGGGTGGCCTGATCATGCTGGCGTTCGGGTTGCTGAAACTGGGCAAACTGGTACGCATGGTGCCGCACCCGGTGATGCTCGGCTTCGTCAACGGCCTGGCGATTATCATCGCGCTGGCGCAACTCGAACACTTCAAAAGCGGTGACACCTGGCTCAGCGGCACGCCGTTGTATGTGATGACGGGGCTGGTGGCGCTGACGATGGCAATTGTCTATCTGCTGCCGCGCCTGACGCGTGCCGTGCCACCGGCATTAGTGGCGATTCTGGGGGTGGGGCTGGCGGTTTATCTGCTCGGCTTGCCGACCCGCACGCTGGGAGACATGGCGCACATCGCTGGCGGCTTGCCGACGTTTGCGTGGCCGGACATTCCCTGGACGCTGGACACACTGCGCATCATCGCGCCTTACGCGATCCTGATGGCACTGGTCGGCCTGCTGGAAACCCTGCTGACCCTGAACCTGACTGACGAAATCACCGAAAGCCGCGGGTTTCCGGACCGCGAATGCGTGGCGCTGGGCGCGGCCAATATGGTTTCCGGTGTGTTTGGCGGCATGGGTGGTTGCGCGATGATTGGCCAGACCGTGATCAACCTCAGCTCCGGAGGGCGTGGCCGGTTGTCCGGCGTGGTGGCCGGTGTGCTGATTCTGCTGTTCATCCTGTTTTTATCACCCTTGATCGAGCGCATTCCGTTGGCTGCGCTGGTCGGGGTGATGTTCGTGGTGTCGCAGCAAACCTTCGCCTGGGCTTCGCTGCGGGTGGTGAACAAGGTGCCGCTGAATGACGTGCTGGTGATCGTCGCGGTGACGGTCATTACCGTGTTCACCGATCTGGCCACCGCCGTGTTGTGCGGGATCATCATTGCCGCGCTCAACTTCGCCTGGCAGCAGGCTCGCGAGCTGTATGCCGACAGTCACCTCGAGGCCGACGGCAGCAAGCTTTACCTGCTGCATGGCACGCTGTTCTTCGCCTCGACGACACCGTTTCTCAACCAGTTCGACCCGGCCAATGACCCGGCCGTGGTGACGATTGATTGTCGTCACTTGAGTTTTGTCGACTACTCGGCCATCGCCGCGCTCAAGACTTTGCGCGAGCGCTACGCCAAGGCCGGCAAGCACCTGCGTGTGCTGCATCTGTCTGAGCGCTGCAAGAAACTGCTCAAGCGTGCACGGGTGAGCCACGACTGA
- a CDS encoding LysR substrate-binding domain-containing protein, translating to MHFDLTDLRLYLNILDTGNITAGAARSHLSLAAASARIRAMESSLGIDFLERGRRGVTPTPAGKALAQHARLLLQQAERMQQDLAEYAKGVKGQVRLLCNTTAITEHLPEVLADFLCRHPNLDIDLQELPSARITHALRQGAADLGIVSDAVDTHALETLPFRDDPLVLIMPPDHPLANGATPNFSDTLHHDYVGLSANSALSVYLEEQALHAGMRLQIRIRAEGFDGVMRMVARGAGLAIVPLAAIQRRAVDQPFKSFALKEEWAQRKLLLCARSFTGLPGYARALLDALRTE from the coding sequence ATGCACTTCGACCTGACCGACCTGCGCCTCTACCTGAACATCCTCGACACCGGCAACATCACCGCCGGCGCCGCTCGCAGCCATTTATCCCTGGCGGCCGCGAGCGCGCGAATCCGCGCCATGGAATCATCGCTGGGAATCGATTTTCTCGAACGCGGTCGTCGCGGCGTCACCCCCACGCCCGCCGGGAAAGCCCTGGCGCAACACGCCAGGCTCCTGCTGCAACAGGCCGAACGCATGCAGCAGGACCTGGCCGAATATGCCAAAGGCGTCAAAGGTCAGGTGCGTTTGTTGTGCAACACCACAGCGATCACCGAGCACCTGCCGGAAGTGCTGGCGGACTTCCTGTGCCGTCATCCCAACCTCGACATTGACCTGCAAGAGTTGCCCAGCGCCCGTATCACTCACGCCCTGCGCCAGGGCGCTGCAGACCTTGGCATCGTCTCCGACGCCGTGGACACCCACGCCCTCGAAACCCTGCCCTTTCGCGATGATCCGCTGGTGCTGATCATGCCGCCCGACCATCCTCTGGCGAACGGCGCGACCCCGAACTTCAGCGACACCCTGCATCACGATTACGTTGGCCTGAGCGCCAACAGTGCATTGTCGGTGTACCTCGAAGAACAGGCGCTGCACGCAGGGATGCGCCTGCAAATCCGCATCCGTGCGGAAGGCTTCGACGGCGTGATGCGCATGGTCGCTCGCGGCGCCGGGCTGGCGATTGTGCCGCTGGCGGCGATCCAGCGCCGGGCCGTCGATCAACCGTTCAAGAGCTTCGCCCTGAAAGAAGAATGGGCACAGCGCAAACTGTTGTTGTGCGCCCGCTCATTCACTGGCCTGCCCGGTTATGCCAGAGCCTTGCTCGACGCGTTGCGCACCGAGTGA
- a CDS encoding LysR family transcriptional regulator, producing MKARSDELQIFVCVIECGSISAAAEQVGQTPSAVSRTLSRLEAKLDTTLINRTTRRMDLTEEGKYFFEHAKLILDQMDELEERLNSRQQTPSGRLRINAASPFMLHAIVPYIDEFRRLYPDIQLELNSNDLIIDLLEQSTDIAIRIGTLADSTLHARSLGCSPLHIVASPAYLEQHGTPMVVEELTGHALLGFTNNEGLNQWPLRYVHGDRWPIQASISASSGETIRHLALEGQGIASLSHFMTIDDIRAGRLKVLLADFNSGYRQPINAVYYRNSQLALRIQCFLDFIQGKLAVYANSDFKG from the coding sequence GTGAAAGCCAGATCCGATGAGTTGCAGATTTTCGTCTGCGTGATTGAGTGCGGGTCCATTTCAGCGGCGGCCGAGCAGGTCGGACAAACGCCTTCGGCGGTCAGTCGCACACTGTCGCGGCTGGAGGCCAAGCTCGACACCACACTGATCAACCGCACCACGCGACGCATGGACCTGACCGAGGAAGGCAAGTATTTCTTCGAGCACGCCAAGCTGATTCTCGATCAGATGGACGAACTCGAAGAGCGCCTCAATTCACGCCAGCAAACCCCGTCCGGGCGCTTGCGGATCAACGCCGCCTCGCCATTCATGCTGCACGCCATCGTGCCGTACATCGACGAATTTCGCCGGCTCTATCCGGACATTCAGCTGGAACTCAACAGCAACGACCTGATCATCGACCTGCTCGAACAGAGTACCGACATCGCCATCCGCATCGGCACCCTGGCCGACTCGACCCTGCATGCCCGTTCGCTGGGTTGCAGTCCGCTGCACATCGTCGCCAGCCCGGCCTACCTTGAGCAACACGGCACACCGATGGTGGTCGAGGAGCTGACCGGGCATGCGCTGCTGGGCTTTACGAATAACGAAGGCCTCAACCAATGGCCGTTGCGCTATGTGCACGGTGATCGCTGGCCGATTCAGGCGTCGATCAGCGCGTCCAGCGGCGAGACGATCAGGCACCTGGCGCTGGAAGGCCAGGGCATTGCCAGCCTGTCGCATTTCATGACCATCGACGACATCCGCGCCGGGCGCCTGAAGGTGCTGCTGGCGGATTTCAACAGCGGCTATCGCCAGCCGATCAACGCGGTGTACTACCGCAACTCGCAACTGGCCCTGCGGATTCAGTGCTTCCTGGACTTCATCCAGGGCAAGTTGGCGGTGTACGCGAACTCGGATTTCAAGGGCTGA
- a CDS encoding NAD-dependent epimerase/dehydratase family protein has product MNVFVTGAAGFIGGSIATGLVRAGHTVTGLVRSTEQANELGVLGITPVVGTLDDSALLADQARAADAVINAASSDHRGAVEALLNALRGSNKVFLHTSGSSIVGDASGGKSSDVIYYEDSLPEPTVDKAARVAIDNLILAAAKDGVNSAVICNTLIYGHSLGVKRDSVQLPRLLKQARKSGVVRHVGTGQNIWSNVHIEDVVSLYLLALTKNVPGTFYFVESGEASFIDMTTAIAEALNLGEPQDWPLKDAEAEWGYEMANYGLGSNSRVRGEHARELLGWVPKRTSVVEWIRDEMV; this is encoded by the coding sequence ATGAACGTATTCGTTACCGGCGCTGCCGGTTTTATCGGCGGCTCCATCGCCACAGGCCTGGTCCGCGCAGGCCACACGGTCACCGGCCTGGTGCGCAGCACCGAACAGGCCAATGAGTTGGGCGTTTTGGGCATCACCCCGGTCGTCGGCACTCTTGACGACAGCGCACTACTGGCCGACCAGGCCCGCGCTGCCGACGCCGTGATCAACGCCGCCAGCAGCGACCATCGCGGTGCGGTGGAAGCCTTGCTCAATGCCTTGCGCGGCTCCAATAAAGTGTTCCTGCACACCAGCGGTTCGAGCATCGTCGGCGATGCGTCGGGCGGTAAATCCAGCGACGTCATCTATTACGAAGACAGCCTGCCGGAACCGACGGTCGACAAGGCTGCACGCGTGGCCATCGACAACCTGATTCTCGCTGCGGCGAAAGACGGGGTGAACTCGGCCGTGATTTGCAACACCCTGATCTACGGCCACAGCCTGGGCGTCAAGCGTGACAGCGTGCAATTGCCGCGCTTGTTGAAACAGGCGCGCAAAAGTGGCGTGGTGCGTCATGTTGGCACCGGCCAGAACATCTGGTCCAACGTGCATATCGAAGACGTGGTGTCGCTGTACTTGCTGGCGCTGACCAAAAACGTACCGGGTACGTTCTACTTCGTTGAAAGCGGTGAAGCGTCGTTCATCGACATGACCACGGCGATTGCTGAGGCGTTGAATCTGGGTGAGCCGCAAGACTGGCCGCTGAAAGATGCCGAGGCCGAGTGGGGTTATGAGATGGCCAACTATGGCTTGGGTTCCAACAGCCGGGTGCGCGGCGAGCATGCGCGGGAACTGCTGGGCTGGGTGCCGAAGCGGACGTCGGTGGTTGAGTGGATTCGGGACGAGATGGTTTGA
- a CDS encoding OprD family porin — translation MKLSLWPALPLAISSCLGQLAYAANDNGFVEDSSLTLTNRNFYFYRNNLNNSGAQNYRDEWAHGIMLDYRSGYTRGTVGFGVDAYAQLGIKLDSGRGRTGTGLLPVDSDGRPEDEYSEAGGALKMRISQTELKYGNLTPLNPVFGTGNARLFTEQATGFQLTSSELKGLLLDAGHFTSGNDSASTNGDGALKALYAGVETRSVDYLGGSYALSDQLSVSLYGSQFDDIWRQYYVNTNYSFALSENQSLNLDLNLYRTDDTGQSLAGKIDNTTWSLAAAYKVGAHRLTLAYQRVDGDEPFDYLGFDQQPGTSIFLANSIQIVDFNAPNERSWQLRYDLDMAPFGVPGLSFMSRYVSGDHIDDSHYDGGANGAYGRYGSDGKRWERDIEARYVVQSGKAKDLSVRVRQASLRSTAQVARADTTDNNEVRVIIEYPLSIF, via the coding sequence ATGAAACTGTCCCTCTGGCCTGCCTTGCCGCTCGCCATCAGCAGTTGCCTCGGTCAACTGGCCTACGCCGCCAACGACAATGGATTCGTCGAAGACAGCAGCCTGACCCTCACCAACCGTAACTTCTATTTCTATCGCAACAACCTCAACAATTCGGGCGCTCAGAATTACAGGGACGAATGGGCACACGGAATCATGCTCGACTACCGCTCCGGTTATACCCGAGGCACCGTGGGTTTCGGGGTTGATGCCTACGCGCAGTTGGGGATCAAGCTCGACAGCGGCAGGGGACGAACCGGCACCGGTTTGTTGCCGGTCGATTCCGACGGGCGTCCCGAGGATGAATATTCCGAAGCGGGGGGCGCGCTGAAAATGCGGATCTCGCAGACCGAACTCAAGTACGGCAACCTGACACCGCTCAACCCGGTGTTCGGCACCGGCAACGCGCGGCTGTTCACCGAACAGGCCACCGGTTTTCAACTGACCAGCAGCGAATTGAAAGGGCTGCTGCTCGACGCCGGGCACTTCACCTCCGGCAATGACAGTGCGTCGACCAATGGCGACGGCGCCCTGAAAGCGCTGTATGCCGGCGTGGAAACCCGCAGCGTCGATTACCTGGGCGGCAGTTATGCGCTAAGCGATCAGTTGAGCGTCAGCCTCTACGGTTCGCAGTTCGATGACATCTGGCGGCAATACTACGTCAACACCAACTACAGTTTTGCGCTCAGTGAAAACCAGTCCCTGAACCTCGATCTCAACCTGTACCGCACCGACGACACGGGCCAGAGCCTGGCTGGAAAAATCGATAACACCACCTGGTCGCTGGCCGCTGCCTACAAGGTCGGTGCACACCGGTTGACCCTGGCGTACCAGCGCGTCGATGGCGATGAGCCGTTCGATTATCTGGGTTTCGATCAACAGCCCGGCACTTCGATTTTCCTTGCCAACTCGATCCAGATCGTCGACTTCAACGCTCCCAACGAACGCTCCTGGCAATTGCGTTATGACCTCGACATGGCGCCGTTCGGCGTACCGGGCCTGAGCTTCATGTCACGTTACGTCAGCGGTGACCATATCGATGACAGCCACTACGACGGCGGAGCGAATGGCGCTTATGGACGCTACGGCAGTGACGGCAAACGCTGGGAGCGCGACATTGAAGCGCGTTACGTCGTGCAATCCGGCAAGGCGAAGGACCTGTCGGTGCGCGTGCGTCAGGCCAGTTTGCGTTCGACCGCTCAGGTGGCTCGTGCAGACACCACCGACAACAACGAAGTGCGGGTGATCATTGAGTATCCGCTGAGTATTTTCTGA
- the kynU gene encoding kynureninase, with protein sequence MTTRNDCLQLDAQDTLAPLRQQFALPEGVIYLDGNSLGARPVAALARAQEVIAEEWGNGLIRSWNSAGWRDLSEHLGNRLAGLIGARDGEVVVTDTTSINLFKVLSAALRVQATRSPTRRVIVTESSNFPTDLYIAEGLADMLQQGYTLRLVDSPQELPQAIDQDTAVVMLTHVNYKTGYMHDMQALTALTHECGALAIWDLAHSAGAVPVDLHQAQADYAIGCTYKYLNGGPGSQAFVWVNPQLCDLVAQPLSGWFGHSRQFAMESRYEPSSGIARYLCGTQPITSLAMVECGLDIFAQTDMASLRRKSLALTDLFIQLVEQRCSAHELTLITPREHARRGSHVSFEHPEGYAVIQALIARGVIGDYREPRIMRFGFTPLYTTFTEVWDAVQILGEILDRKTWSQAQFQVRHSVT encoded by the coding sequence ATGACAACAAGAAACGATTGCCTGCAGCTTGATGCCCAGGACACTCTCGCGCCATTGCGCCAGCAATTTGCACTGCCCGAAGGCGTGATCTATCTGGACGGCAACTCCCTCGGGGCACGGCCGGTCGCCGCATTGGCGCGTGCTCAAGAAGTGATTGCCGAAGAGTGGGGCAATGGTCTGATCCGCAGTTGGAACAGCGCGGGCTGGCGTGACCTGTCTGAGCATCTGGGCAATCGATTGGCCGGGCTGATCGGCGCGCGTGACGGTGAAGTGGTGGTGACCGACACCACCTCGATCAACCTGTTCAAGGTACTCAGCGCCGCCCTGCGAGTACAGGCCACACGGTCGCCGACGCGGCGAGTGATCGTCACCGAGTCCAGCAATTTTCCCACCGACCTGTACATCGCCGAAGGTCTGGCCGACATGCTGCAGCAGGGCTACACCCTGCGCCTGGTCGACAGCCCGCAAGAGCTGCCGCAAGCGATTGACCAGGACACTGCGGTGGTGATGCTCACCCACGTCAACTACAAGACTGGCTACATGCACGACATGCAGGCCCTGACCGCGCTGACCCACGAATGCGGTGCGCTGGCGATCTGGGACTTGGCGCATTCCGCCGGTGCGGTGCCGGTGGACCTGCATCAGGCGCAGGCCGATTACGCCATCGGTTGCACCTACAAATACCTCAATGGCGGCCCCGGTTCGCAAGCGTTTGTCTGGGTCAATCCGCAGCTGTGCGATCTGGTGGCGCAGCCGCTGTCCGGCTGGTTCGGACATTCGCGGCAGTTTGCGATGGAGTCTCGCTACGAGCCGAGCAGCGGCATCGCTCGCTACTTGTGTGGCACCCAGCCGATCACGTCATTGGCGATGGTCGAGTGTGGCCTGGACATCTTCGCCCAGACCGACATGGCCAGCCTGCGCCGCAAATCCCTGGCCCTGACTGACCTGTTTATCCAGTTGGTCGAGCAGCGTTGCTCCGCACACGAACTGACTCTGATCACTCCGCGCGAACACGCCAGACGCGGCAGCCATGTCAGCTTCGAACATCCCGAAGGTTACGCGGTGATCCAGGCCCTGATCGCCCGTGGTGTGATCGGCGATTACCGTGAGCCGCGGATCATGCGCTTCGGTTTTACCCCGCTGTACACCACCTTCACCGAAGTCTGGGATGCGGTGCAGATCCTCGGCGAGATTCTGGACCGGAAAACCTGGTCGCAAGCGCAATTCCAGGTCCGTCATAGCGTCACCTGA
- a CDS encoding putative quinol monooxygenase, with protein MSEMQGFILHAKTRPEKSDAFEAFFRGYVEASRAEPGCIEYHMLRDKQDPTLFIFFEIWQSQAHLDVHSNLPHMKQFLEQREEYLEQDFEIRAIDMLSPSSATR; from the coding sequence ATGAGTGAAATGCAAGGCTTCATCCTGCACGCCAAGACCCGCCCGGAAAAATCCGACGCCTTCGAAGCGTTCTTCCGTGGCTATGTGGAAGCGAGCCGCGCCGAGCCCGGCTGTATCGAGTACCACATGCTGCGCGACAAACAGGACCCGACACTGTTTATCTTCTTCGAGATCTGGCAATCCCAGGCCCACCTCGACGTGCACTCGAACCTGCCGCACATGAAGCAGTTCCTTGAGCAGCGCGAAGAATATCTGGAGCAGGATTTCGAGATCCGCGCCATCGACATGCTCAGCCCGTCGTCCGCTACCCGCTGA
- a CDS encoding sulfite exporter TauE/SafE family protein yields MNTLAAFYQNLGLALSLLVIATFLLAGMIKGVIGLGLPTIAMGLLGLAMAPSQAAALLIIPATLTNVWQLAFGGHLHGLVKRLWPMLLAIFIGTGAGTLWIGMAGGHWVVRGLGAALLLYALSGLFLPTLRVGNQTERWLGPLCGVLTGVITSATGVFVIPAVPYLQALGLSKDELVQALGLSFTVSTLALAAGLLWRGALGGGELSASLLALIPAVLGMLLGQWLRQRISAVLFKRVFFIGLGVLGGHLLISG; encoded by the coding sequence ATGAATACACTCGCCGCGTTCTATCAAAACCTTGGTCTGGCCCTTTCACTGCTGGTCATCGCCACGTTCCTGCTGGCCGGGATGATCAAGGGCGTCATCGGCCTCGGCCTGCCCACCATCGCCATGGGCCTGCTCGGTCTGGCTATGGCGCCGTCGCAGGCTGCGGCCCTGTTGATCATTCCCGCGACTCTGACCAACGTCTGGCAACTGGCATTCGGCGGGCATTTGCACGGGCTGGTCAAACGGCTGTGGCCGATGCTGCTGGCAATCTTCATCGGCACCGGCGCCGGCACGTTGTGGATCGGCATGGCCGGCGGTCATTGGGTGGTGCGAGGGTTGGGCGCGGCGTTGCTGCTCTACGCGCTGAGCGGGTTGTTCCTGCCGACCTTGCGCGTCGGCAACCAGACCGAACGCTGGCTCGGGCCGCTGTGTGGCGTGCTGACTGGCGTTATCACCTCGGCCACCGGCGTCTTCGTGATTCCGGCGGTGCCGTACCTGCAAGCACTGGGTTTGAGCAAGGATGAACTGGTGCAGGCGCTGGGCCTGTCGTTCACCGTGTCGACCCTGGCACTCGCCGCCGGCCTGTTGTGGCGCGGTGCGCTGGGCGGTGGCGAGTTGAGCGCGTCATTGCTGGCGCTGATCCCGGCAGTGCTGGGCATGCTGCTCGGGCAGTGGCTGCGCCAGCGGATCAGCGCGGTGCTGTTCAAACGCGTGTTCTTCATCGGCCTCGGTGTGCTCGGCGGCCACTTGCTGATCAGCGGGTAG
- a CDS encoding NAD(P)H-dependent oxidoreductase, with product MKKVLLLNGGKKFAHSDGRYNATLHEAALSVLDRGGVDVKTTFIDEGYDVAEEVAKFLWADVIIYQMPGWWMGAPWTVKKYIDEVFTEGHGSLYASDGRTRSDASQKYGSGGLVQGKQYMLSLTWNAPQQAFDDPTDFFEGKGVDAVYFPFHKANEFIGMTGLPTFLAVDVMKRPNIEADVARYEQHLKEVFGLKA from the coding sequence ATGAAAAAAGTCCTGTTGCTCAATGGCGGCAAAAAGTTTGCTCACTCCGACGGCCGCTACAACGCAACCCTGCATGAAGCCGCGTTGAGCGTGCTGGATCGCGGCGGCGTTGACGTGAAAACCACCTTCATCGACGAGGGTTACGACGTCGCCGAAGAAGTCGCCAAATTCCTCTGGGCCGACGTGATCATTTATCAGATGCCCGGCTGGTGGATGGGCGCACCGTGGACGGTGAAGAAGTACATCGACGAAGTCTTCACCGAAGGCCACGGCAGCCTCTACGCTAGCGACGGTCGCACCCGTTCCGATGCCTCGCAAAAGTACGGCAGCGGTGGTCTGGTGCAGGGCAAGCAATACATGTTGTCGCTGACCTGGAACGCGCCGCAGCAAGCCTTCGACGACCCGACCGACTTCTTCGAAGGCAAGGGCGTGGACGCGGTGTACTTCCCGTTCCACAAGGCCAACGAGTTCATCGGCATGACCGGTTTGCCGACGTTCCTGGCCGTTGACGTGATGAAGCGCCCGAACATCGAAGCCGATGTGGCGCGTTATGAACAGCATTTGAAAGAGGTGTTTGGCCTCAAGGCTTGA